The sequence GCTGGTGAGAGTAAAACTGCATCGCCCGGTTGCCCCCATTCGAGGCCTTTTGCCACTGCGTCTGTCACACTCTGGGTTTCGTAGATCGTGGGGACTTTATTGCCGAAGTAACTTACTAATTTGTGGTTATCAATCCCTAAACAAATCAGTGCTTTTACTTTCTGGCGTACAACTTCGTCGAGTTGGCTATAGTCATTCCCTTTATCCTGCCCTCCCGCAATCCAGATGGTTGGAACCTCCATACTTGATAAGGCATAAAATACCGAATCGACATTCGTTGCTTTGGAGTCATTAATAAACTGAACGCCATTGACGGTTCCGGCCGGTTCGAGTCGATGAGCTGCATTTTGAAATGTTTTAAGCCCTTCTATTATAGACTCATTGTCAATACCTACTGACTGAGCGGCCAGCACAGCAGCCAACGTATTAATGGCATTATGCGGTCCACGAAGGGTCGTGTCAGCCATGGCCAGTCGAAAAACCGACGAACCATAGGTTGCTACTAACTCTCCATTTGTCAGATAGCCACCGGGAGTCACCGAGGTTTCGAGTGAAATTGGTAGTTGGTTTACAACCGGACTGCGCTTTTCAAGTTCGTTCTGAATGGGTAAACTTTCCTGAAAATAGATAAATGTGTCCTCCGGCCGGGCGTTCTGAATAATCCGGAATTTTGAATCAGTGTAGTTCTGAAAATTATAGTTATACCGATCAAGATGATCAGGCGTAATGTTGAGCAGCACCATCACATCGAGGTGCGTATCATACATATCATCCAGTTGAAAACTACTTAGCTCCAGCACGTAATAATCGAATGAATCATCGATTACCTGGGCGGCAAAACTATCACCCACATTACCTGCCAGCCCAACATTAATCCCGGCGCTTTTGAGGAGATGATAAATCAGGAGTGTCGTTGTCGTTTTTCCATTACTACCCGTAATACCAATTAGATTTGCTTTCGTGTAACGGGCAGCAAATTCAATTTCCGAAATAACAGGTGTTTGCTGCGCTTTCAACTTCAGCACTAATGGCACCGTTTCCGGAATACCTGGGCTTTTAATTACTTCAACAGCATCAAGAATATGTTCTTCAGTATGCTTTCCTTCTTCAAATGAAATATTAGCGGCTCGCAAGGTTGCCCTGTAGCTTTCCTTCAAAGCTCCTTTATCTGACAAAAAAACCTCAAAACCTTTTGCCTGAGCCAGCAAAGCTGCCCCTACACCGCTTTCACCACCACCCAGAATTGCAATTTTCTTCGTTACCATAGTCAATCAAACGATTGGCAAAATAACGCATAAATGAAGAAGCCCCGGTCATAGACCAAGGCTTTTCGTTCATTTTTTTCAAAATACACTTTATTCCTTAGGAGCCATCGAGTTTGAAAAACGAGCACGGTTGGCGGCTTTTACAATCAGGAAAACAACCCAGGCAATGACTAAAAACTGGATCAATACGTTCAAAAAATTACCATAACGGATCGCTACTTCGGGCGATGTCCCTACAGCTTCCTTCAAAACAATTTTCAACTGACTAAAGTCAATACCACCAATTACTAATCCTAAGATCGGATTAATGATATCCTCTACCAAAGATGTAGTGATTTTACCAAAAGCCGCGCCGATAATAATACCGACGGCAAGATCAAGCACATTACCCTGGGCAATGAATGCACGAAATTCACTTAGCATAAGACCTCTTGGTTTTAGGTTAGAATTTTTTTATTACTATGGACTGTCAAGCTATGTAATACTGAAGTCAAATCAAAATCGCCCAGGCAACGGATC comes from Spirosoma aureum and encodes:
- the murD gene encoding UDP-N-acetylmuramoyl-L-alanine--D-glutamate ligase, which codes for MVTKKIAILGGGESGVGAALLAQAKGFEVFLSDKGALKESYRATLRAANISFEEGKHTEEHILDAVEVIKSPGIPETVPLVLKLKAQQTPVISEIEFAARYTKANLIGITGSNGKTTTTLLIYHLLKSAGINVGLAGNVGDSFAAQVIDDSFDYYVLELSSFQLDDMYDTHLDVMVLLNITPDHLDRYNYNFQNYTDSKFRIIQNARPEDTFIYFQESLPIQNELEKRSPVVNQLPISLETSVTPGGYLTNGELVATYGSSVFRLAMADTTLRGPHNAINTLAAVLAAQSVGIDNESIIEGLKTFQNAAHRLEPAGTVNGVQFINDSKATNVDSVFYALSSMEVPTIWIAGGQDKGNDYSQLDEVVRQKVKALICLGIDNHKLVSYFGNKVPTIYETQSVTDAVAKGLEWGQPGDAVLLSPACASFDLFKNYEDRGNQFKAAVKNLMMNT
- the mscL gene encoding large-conductance mechanosensitive channel protein MscL translates to MLSEFRAFIAQGNVLDLAVGIIIGAAFGKITTSLVEDIINPILGLVIGGIDFSQLKIVLKEAVGTSPEVAIRYGNFLNVLIQFLVIAWVVFLIVKAANRARFSNSMAPKE